One genomic window of Acidobacteriota bacterium includes the following:
- a CDS encoding TonB-dependent receptor, translating into MRLTILVAILALALAVPAAAQSQAANGSIQGTVVDASGAVLPGATVTVTNPETGAHRTVVTNEAGMFRALLLPLGTYKVVAELEGFKKYEESGLKLSVGQTIVVKIAMGMGAITETVTVNAADRPALDLARIDIGHTMTDQEVHSLPLVARNPYNYALVQPGVTGIENVEFGVPRLAANGAAMRINYQIDGNTNTEKDRAGLRLLPMSEVMIQEVKVVTTGFAPEFGQTMGMVFNAVTPSGSNTFHGQTSYLFRRNAFSAFPFFFGCGSTTAAASCPPVAANAVRPATKVDTMTGNVGGPIVKSKLFFYGGAERTRRDLSSGSLITVSQDVVASVGLKPQPDAAPNVQTAQFVIAKLDYQLNNNNRLTGRWIQFHNNAPYNSGGGTATLERATDFLDAMDSIAAQMVSTFGSNLLNEFRVQYAHRHQSSVANADSGTGPAVTISSPAIAFGGPWSGTGQGNAGFDFKQNISQVIDNFTFVRGKHSYKFGFDLQHVYDERTAAPQFVYTFPTVAAYLAAKAGTSPFGYTTMQQLTGDRSFNMATNIMSFFVQDDWQLTPSLKMLYGVRYDLYRYPAGLANAPLTQTQSFNLDKNNFGPRVGFAWSVNPNTMVRASAGIMYDQPILGGYEQALQLSGSPKAPVYTLSSTSPGAPAFPSAISSGTLAQQSPWAIDPTFQVAHTWQTNIQVEHAFRRDLSVSAGFMYAKGSQLPVVTDVNLINPIGALGDGRPIYSTAVNADTRVDPRFNHILEVQSIGTSTFKSMTLQMTKRVGQGLAFNVQYQLGKGLDTTPLLTQMTVQSEAGRSDPSNLNRDLGPNPLDMRHNFTGSIVYTTSSKSTNPIVRTLLSGNEIGVLLQFNSGLPVNILANRDLNGDGVSSDRPLFVNRNPMYLPVRKNVDLRYTRWIPIHGSVRGEVIMELKNLFNTQQLSGINTTTAVDTLGNPTAAIPTDPYQFVNPSGYEQRKFQLGFRVRF; encoded by the coding sequence ATGCGCCTTACAATTCTCGTAGCCATACTGGCGCTCGCTCTGGCCGTTCCCGCCGCTGCTCAGTCGCAGGCGGCCAACGGCTCCATCCAGGGCACGGTCGTCGATGCGTCGGGCGCCGTGCTGCCTGGCGCGACGGTGACCGTGACCAATCCCGAGACCGGTGCGCACCGTACGGTCGTCACGAACGAGGCCGGGATGTTCCGCGCGCTGTTGTTGCCGCTCGGCACCTACAAGGTGGTCGCCGAACTCGAGGGTTTCAAGAAATACGAGGAGTCTGGCTTGAAGCTGAGTGTCGGCCAGACGATCGTCGTCAAGATCGCGATGGGCATGGGCGCGATCACTGAGACGGTGACGGTCAACGCGGCCGACAGGCCGGCGCTGGACCTCGCCCGCATCGACATCGGCCACACGATGACCGACCAGGAAGTGCACAGCCTGCCGCTGGTCGCGCGCAACCCGTACAACTACGCGCTGGTGCAGCCGGGCGTGACCGGCATCGAGAACGTGGAGTTCGGCGTTCCGCGCCTGGCGGCCAACGGCGCCGCGATGCGCATCAACTACCAGATTGACGGCAACACGAATACCGAGAAGGACCGCGCAGGCCTGCGCCTGCTGCCAATGTCCGAGGTCATGATCCAGGAAGTGAAAGTCGTGACCACGGGCTTCGCGCCCGAGTTCGGCCAGACGATGGGCATGGTCTTCAACGCGGTCACGCCGTCGGGCTCGAACACCTTTCACGGGCAGACCAGCTACCTGTTCCGCCGCAACGCGTTCAGCGCCTTCCCGTTCTTCTTCGGCTGCGGCAGCACGACGGCCGCGGCGAGCTGCCCGCCGGTGGCCGCCAACGCGGTGCGCCCGGCGACGAAAGTCGACACGATGACGGGAAACGTGGGCGGCCCCATCGTGAAGAGCAAGCTGTTCTTCTACGGCGGCGCGGAGCGGACGCGGCGCGACCTCTCGTCGGGCAGCCTCATCACGGTGAGCCAGGACGTCGTGGCCTCGGTCGGCCTGAAGCCGCAGCCCGACGCGGCGCCCAACGTGCAGACCGCGCAGTTTGTCATTGCGAAGCTCGACTACCAGCTGAATAACAACAACCGGCTGACCGGCCGCTGGATCCAGTTCCACAACAACGCGCCGTACAACAGCGGTGGCGGCACGGCGACGCTCGAGCGGGCGACCGACTTCCTCGACGCGATGGACTCGATCGCGGCGCAGATGGTGTCGACGTTCGGATCGAACCTGCTGAACGAGTTCCGGGTGCAGTACGCGCACCGCCACCAGAGCTCTGTCGCCAACGCCGACTCGGGCACCGGTCCGGCCGTCACGATCAGCTCGCCGGCGATCGCGTTCGGCGGCCCGTGGTCCGGCACCGGCCAGGGCAACGCCGGCTTCGACTTCAAGCAGAACATCTCGCAGGTGATCGACAACTTCACCTTCGTCCGCGGAAAGCACAGCTACAAATTCGGGTTCGACCTGCAGCACGTCTACGACGAGCGCACGGCGGCCCCGCAGTTCGTCTACACGTTCCCGACCGTGGCGGCCTACCTGGCGGCCAAGGCGGGCACCAGCCCGTTCGGCTACACGACGATGCAGCAGCTGACGGGCGATCGGTCGTTCAACATGGCGACCAACATCATGAGCTTCTTCGTGCAGGACGACTGGCAGTTGACGCCGTCCCTCAAGATGCTCTACGGCGTCCGCTACGACCTCTACCGGTACCCGGCTGGTCTCGCGAACGCTCCGCTGACGCAGACGCAGTCGTTCAACCTTGACAAGAACAACTTCGGCCCGCGCGTCGGCTTCGCGTGGTCCGTGAACCCCAACACGATGGTTCGCGCGAGTGCCGGCATCATGTACGACCAGCCGATCCTCGGCGGCTACGAGCAGGCGCTGCAACTCTCCGGTTCCCCGAAGGCGCCGGTGTACACGCTCAGCTCGACCTCGCCGGGCGCCCCGGCGTTTCCGAGCGCCATCAGTTCAGGCACGCTGGCCCAGCAGTCGCCGTGGGCGATCGATCCGACCTTCCAGGTCGCGCACACCTGGCAGACCAACATCCAGGTGGAGCACGCCTTCCGGCGCGACCTGTCGGTGTCGGCGGGGTTCATGTACGCGAAGGGCAGCCAGTTGCCGGTGGTCACCGACGTGAACCTGATCAACCCGATCGGCGCGCTGGGTGACGGGCGCCCGATCTACAGCACGGCGGTCAATGCGGACACGCGCGTCGATCCGCGCTTCAACCACATCCTGGAGGTGCAGTCGATCGGCACGTCGACCTTCAAATCGATGACGCTGCAGATGACCAAGCGCGTCGGGCAGGGGCTGGCCTTCAACGTCCAGTACCAGCTGGGCAAGGGGCTCGACACCACCCCGCTGCTCACGCAGATGACCGTGCAGTCGGAAGCCGGGCGCTCGGATCCCAGCAATCTGAACCGCGACCTCGGCCCGAACCCGCTCGACATGCGGCACAACTTCACCGGCAGCATCGTCTACACGACGTCGAGCAAGTCGACCAATCCGATTGTCCGCACGCTGCTGAGCGGCAACGAAATCGGTGTGCTGCTGCAGTTCAACAGCGGCCTGCCGGTGAACATCCTCGCCAACCGCGATCTCAACGGCGACGGCGTCAGCAGCGACCGCCCGCTTTTCGTGAATCGCAACCCGATGTATCTGCCGGTCCGCAAGAATGTCGACCTGCGTTACACCCGGTGGATCCCCATCCACGGATCGGTCCGCGGCGAGGTGATCATGGAGCTGAAGAACCTGTTCAACACGCAGCAGTTGTCGGGCATCAATACGACGACGGCGGTTGACACGCTCGGCAACCCGACGGCGGCAATTCCGACCGACCCATATCAGTTCGTAAACCCGTCGGGCTACGAGCAGCGGAAGTTCCAGCTCGGGTTCCGCGTTCGCTTCTAA
- a CDS encoding PIG-L family deacetylase produces the protein MKRLLIIGITTGAIAFAGIATHDAGVHAQSRQLSIVNADGGHVALGLAIRRLGVSGTFLQTAAHPDDEHNQLYAMFTRGMGLRSIDVQTTRGAGGQNEIGPELFQDMAVLRTSELLAAHRLDGAEQWFIRAIDFGYSFSPDEIYQKWGRREVVADFVRLIRTFRPDVVLTMSIQGRGGDRAHEATAVLTREAFRAAADPTQFSEQIAQGLRPWQAKKLYFTGAPGAGAIGGPGGPPAGGGRGAGAQPPAPAAPTTPPTVRLATINTGIYDPLLGRTYTEIGADARSNHKCQGMGQMPSLPGSTGRGAGPSRYQLVDSTIPGQTDKDETSLFDGVDTTIAGLAQYAGSNPPDALKTGLAAIADQARIAQQAFDGGNDGATAGPIVAGLSALRALRAQLGSMGLGETARYELDTRLSIKEQDYQNAALAAYGVSFEALADDGLVIGGQPAKISLLVTNRGVAEIAVSDVAVTGFDGRAACTPGPVKKDATLTCTADVQIPKTAKLTSPYWTDEYWNTPTPKAALDIYEPDVPFGAPFRPTPFRAVFRLKLGGAEVTRELPVQYRYAKDIFVGEKRIELNVIPAFSVKMTPTTAVVPAASGAAAKPVTREIHVSVTNGTKGPAQATIALEVPQSWQVVPAQAPLNFVAEDESLTVRFVVTVPATVKPGDYKVRAVVTSAASGTDRFSSGYQEIDYPHIERRQVIKPAVTSLKVMNVKVAPNIRIGFIVGAGDQVPAALEQLGAKLDFIEPDDLAWGDLSRYDVIMTGVRAYERRKDLRAYNRRLLDFAERGGTVIVQYNKMEFNQAQYGPYPARVSSGRVTDENAPVKVLVADHPVFTFPNKIGENTWRGWVQERGLYFLGEKDPKYVDLVQMEDPFPDNPGVKLGSLVEARTGKGRWLYVGLGLWRQVPAEVEGAYQLLANLISLPKAPATAPKTPAKAGAPK, from the coding sequence ATGAAGCGTCTTCTGATTATCGGCATCACGACCGGCGCCATCGCCTTTGCCGGGATCGCGACACACGACGCAGGCGTCCACGCACAGAGCCGGCAACTCTCGATCGTCAACGCCGACGGCGGCCACGTGGCGCTCGGCCTGGCAATCCGGCGCCTGGGGGTGTCGGGCACGTTCCTGCAGACGGCGGCGCACCCGGATGACGAACACAACCAGTTGTACGCCATGTTCACCCGGGGAATGGGCCTGCGGTCGATCGACGTCCAGACCACGCGTGGCGCGGGCGGGCAGAACGAAATCGGGCCGGAACTCTTCCAGGATATGGCGGTGCTCCGCACGTCGGAACTGCTGGCGGCGCACCGTCTCGATGGCGCCGAACAGTGGTTCATTCGGGCCATTGACTTCGGCTATTCGTTCAGCCCGGACGAGATCTACCAGAAGTGGGGACGCCGCGAGGTGGTCGCCGACTTCGTGCGTCTCATTCGCACGTTCCGTCCCGACGTGGTACTGACGATGAGCATCCAGGGGCGGGGCGGCGATCGCGCGCACGAAGCGACGGCGGTGTTGACCAGGGAAGCGTTCCGCGCGGCGGCCGATCCGACGCAATTCTCCGAACAGATCGCGCAAGGGCTTCGACCGTGGCAGGCGAAGAAGCTGTACTTCACCGGCGCGCCTGGGGCTGGCGCCATCGGCGGGCCTGGCGGTCCGCCCGCAGGCGGCGGCCGCGGCGCGGGCGCCCAGCCTCCGGCACCAGCAGCACCCACCACGCCGCCAACCGTACGGCTGGCGACGATCAACACGGGCATCTACGACCCGCTGCTGGGCCGCACGTACACCGAGATCGGGGCGGACGCCCGCAGCAACCACAAGTGCCAGGGCATGGGGCAGATGCCTTCCCTCCCAGGCAGTACCGGCCGCGGCGCGGGCCCAAGCCGCTATCAACTGGTGGACTCGACGATCCCGGGACAGACCGACAAGGACGAAACGTCGCTCTTCGACGGCGTTGATACGACGATCGCAGGTCTGGCGCAGTACGCGGGGTCAAACCCGCCCGACGCGCTGAAGACGGGGCTTGCGGCCATCGCCGATCAGGCCCGGATCGCCCAGCAGGCGTTTGATGGCGGCAACGATGGCGCGACGGCAGGCCCCATCGTGGCGGGCCTCTCGGCGCTGCGGGCGCTGCGGGCGCAACTCGGGTCGATGGGCCTTGGCGAGACGGCGCGCTACGAACTCGACACGCGCCTGTCGATCAAGGAACAGGACTACCAGAACGCGGCGCTGGCCGCCTACGGCGTCAGTTTCGAGGCGCTCGCCGATGACGGTCTGGTGATTGGCGGGCAGCCGGCCAAGATCTCGTTGCTCGTGACCAATCGAGGCGTAGCCGAGATCGCAGTGAGCGACGTGGCCGTCACCGGGTTTGACGGGCGTGCGGCGTGCACTCCCGGCCCGGTCAAGAAGGACGCGACGTTGACGTGTACCGCCGACGTCCAGATTCCAAAGACGGCGAAGCTGACGTCGCCGTACTGGACCGACGAGTACTGGAACACACCGACCCCGAAAGCCGCGTTGGACATCTACGAACCCGATGTGCCGTTTGGTGCGCCGTTCCGGCCAACGCCATTCCGCGCGGTGTTCCGGCTGAAGCTGGGAGGCGCCGAGGTCACAAGGGAATTGCCGGTTCAGTACCGCTACGCCAAGGACATCTTTGTTGGTGAGAAGCGGATTGAACTCAACGTCATACCTGCGTTCTCGGTCAAGATGACGCCGACGACGGCCGTGGTCCCGGCGGCCTCCGGGGCGGCTGCCAAGCCGGTGACGCGCGAGATCCACGTCTCGGTAACCAATGGCACCAAGGGACCGGCACAGGCCACCATCGCGCTCGAGGTTCCGCAAAGCTGGCAGGTTGTTCCGGCACAGGCACCGCTCAACTTCGTGGCCGAAGACGAATCGCTCACCGTGCGATTTGTCGTGACAGTACCGGCAACGGTCAAGCCCGGCGACTACAAGGTGCGGGCCGTGGTCACGTCGGCGGCCTCCGGTACCGATCGATTCAGCAGCGGCTATCAGGAGATTGACTATCCCCACATCGAGCGCCGCCAGGTAATCAAACCCGCCGTCACGTCGCTCAAGGTCATGAACGTCAAGGTCGCCCCCAACATCCGGATCGGCTTCATCGTGGGTGCCGGCGACCAGGTGCCGGCCGCGTTGGAGCAGCTCGGCGCCAAACTGGACTTCATCGAGCCCGACGATCTGGCGTGGGGCGATCTCAGCAGGTACGACGTGATCATGACGGGCGTCCGTGCCTACGAACGCCGGAAGGACCTTCGGGCCTACAACCGTCGCCTGCTCGACTTCGCCGAGCGCGGCGGGACGGTGATCGTGCAGTACAACAAGATGGAGTTCAACCAGGCGCAGTATGGCCCCTACCCTGCCCGGGTCAGCTCAGGCCGCGTCACCGACGAGAACGCGCCGGTGAAGGTGCTGGTCGCCGACCACCCGGTGTTCACCTTCCCGAACAAGATCGGCGAGAACACGTGGCGGGGCTGGGTGCAGGAGCGCGGTCTGTACTTCCTGGGCGAGAAGGATCCGAAATACGTGGACCTGGTACAGATGGAGGATCCGTTTCCCGACAATCCCGGCGTCAAGCTTGGTTCGCTGGTTGAAGCGAGAACCGGCAAAGGCCGGTGGCTCTACGTCGGCCTGGGCCTGTGGCGCCAGGTACCGGCGGAAGTCGAGGGAGCGTATCAGCTTCTGGCGAACCTGATCAGCCTCCCGAAGGCTCCGGCAACCGCACCAAAGACGCCGGCCAAGGCCGGGGCGCCGAAGTAG
- a CDS encoding universal stress protein, producing MLAIKTILVPTDFSEASEAAVKYAKAMAEAFGSSLHLVHVVEDLLAHAWAAEVYVASMPSLREEIEKEATERLGAIVTDEERQRLRVTTAVIAGNPFLEIIRYARAHDVDLIVLGTHGRGPVAHMLLGSVAEKVVRKAPCPVLTVRPAHHEFVMP from the coding sequence ATGCTCGCCATCAAGACCATCCTGGTTCCCACCGATTTCAGCGAGGCGTCCGAAGCAGCCGTGAAGTACGCCAAGGCGATGGCCGAGGCGTTCGGGTCGTCACTCCACCTGGTGCACGTGGTGGAAGACCTGCTGGCGCACGCGTGGGCCGCGGAGGTCTACGTGGCGTCGATGCCGAGCCTGCGCGAGGAGATCGAGAAAGAGGCGACCGAGCGGCTTGGTGCCATAGTGACCGACGAGGAGCGTCAACGCCTGCGCGTCACGACGGCGGTCATTGCGGGCAATCCGTTCCTCGAGATCATCCGCTACGCCCGCGCCCACGACGTCGATCTGATCGTGCTGGGGACGCACGGCCGTGGTCCGGTCGCCCACATGTTGCTTGGCAGCGTGGCCGAGAAGGTTGTGCGCAAGGCGCCGTGTCCGGTGCTGACTGTGCGACCTGCGCACCACGAATTCGTGATGCCGTAA
- a CDS encoding cation-translocating P-type ATPase yields MPTETRPKQPVSSSLSPSGDWHVRSTDDALAALHTSAETGLSSDNVARLIDEHGPNELAERDQRSVWRMLWEQFSATMVLLLIAAAIASAALGDFKDAIAIFIIVVLNSVLGLFHEHRAERAMAMLKRMAVPIVKVRRDGRVQEVSSRDLVPGDVVLLEAGNLVPADCRVIETANLRVQEAALTGESEPVEKSHDALADVDLPIGDRVNMVYMGTSVAYGRGVVIAAETGMRTELGHIADLLQSVDREPTPLQRRLDQLGRVLALLAVVLVGVIFASGLLRGEPLKLMFLTAVSMAVAAVPEGLPAVVTIALALGAQRMLKRKVVIRKLLAVETLGSVTVICSDKTGTLTQNRMTVSVLDVAGRRLDVAETLHGAAQASDLEPGHAAVPDNDSALTLLLTGAALCNDAVLAPQADQPAQLHTIGDPTEGALVVAAARFRLSKPDLDLLFPRVAEAPFSSDRKRMTTIHEMPPTPIGAVPGLEPLWASGVVLAPHRWIAFTKGAVEPLLQVSSSIWVGDQVTPIDDGWRTRVMRGHDALAHDGMRVLGVAFRILTEPAVDDPSSVERDLVFVGLAGMNDPPRPEVRDAVATCRTAGIRPVMITGDHPLTAKYVAVQLGIGGQGAAVVTGQDLARMSDDQLQTTVGNTTVFARVSPEHKLRIVQALQAQGQVVAMTGDGVNDAPALRRADIGVAMGITGTEVSKEAADMVLSDDNFATIVSAVEEGRVIYDNIRKFIKYLLTSNTGELWVMLLAPLLGMPLPLLPLQILWINLVTDGLPALALSVEPAEPHTMRRAPVSPTENILGRGLLWQIIWGGLVVGLTPLGMGYYFFAIGDTGWQTMVFTTLTLSQLAYVLAVRSSRDSFFRIGALTNTPLALTVVFTFLLQLMVTYVPFWQDLLKTRPLTAGELGVSLAVATLPFWTEEVYKWLRRRRLR; encoded by the coding sequence ATGCCGACCGAAACACGTCCAAAACAGCCTGTATCCTCTTCTCTGTCGCCATCCGGCGACTGGCACGTGCGCTCGACCGACGATGCACTGGCCGCACTTCACACCAGCGCCGAGACGGGGCTGTCGTCGGATAATGTGGCCCGCCTGATCGACGAGCACGGCCCTAACGAACTGGCCGAGCGCGATCAAAGAAGCGTGTGGCGGATGTTGTGGGAACAATTTTCCGCCACGATGGTCCTGCTCTTGATCGCCGCGGCGATCGCCTCGGCCGCGCTCGGCGACTTCAAGGACGCCATCGCGATCTTCATCATCGTCGTCCTGAACAGTGTGCTCGGCCTCTTCCATGAGCACCGCGCCGAACGCGCCATGGCCATGCTCAAGCGCATGGCCGTTCCCATCGTCAAGGTTCGTCGGGATGGCCGTGTGCAGGAGGTGTCCTCCCGCGATCTGGTGCCCGGCGATGTCGTGCTCCTCGAGGCGGGCAACCTGGTGCCGGCCGACTGCAGGGTGATCGAGACCGCGAACCTGCGCGTGCAGGAAGCAGCCCTCACTGGCGAGAGCGAGCCCGTCGAAAAATCCCATGACGCACTGGCCGATGTGGATCTGCCCATCGGCGATCGCGTCAACATGGTCTACATGGGCACGAGCGTCGCCTATGGCCGCGGGGTCGTGATCGCCGCCGAGACCGGCATGCGGACCGAGCTCGGGCACATCGCCGATCTGCTCCAGTCGGTTGATCGCGAACCCACGCCGCTCCAGCGGCGCCTGGATCAGTTGGGTCGTGTGCTGGCCCTGTTGGCAGTCGTGCTGGTCGGTGTCATCTTCGCGAGCGGCCTGCTGCGTGGCGAACCCCTGAAACTGATGTTCCTGACGGCGGTGAGCATGGCCGTAGCGGCCGTGCCCGAAGGGCTCCCGGCCGTCGTCACGATTGCACTGGCGCTCGGGGCGCAGCGGATGCTGAAGCGCAAGGTCGTCATCCGCAAGCTGCTCGCGGTCGAGACGCTCGGATCCGTCACGGTCATCTGCTCGGACAAGACCGGCACGCTGACCCAGAATCGCATGACCGTCTCTGTGCTCGATGTCGCGGGGCGGCGGTTGGATGTCGCCGAGACGCTGCACGGCGCGGCACAGGCGAGCGACCTCGAACCCGGTCACGCGGCCGTTCCCGACAATGACAGCGCGCTGACGTTGCTGTTGACGGGCGCCGCCCTCTGCAACGACGCCGTGCTGGCGCCGCAAGCCGATCAGCCCGCGCAACTCCACACGATTGGTGACCCCACCGAGGGCGCGCTGGTGGTGGCCGCCGCCCGCTTCCGCCTGAGCAAACCAGACCTCGACCTGTTGTTTCCCCGCGTCGCCGAGGCGCCGTTCAGTTCGGACCGCAAGCGGATGACGACGATCCATGAGATGCCGCCGACGCCGATTGGCGCGGTGCCTGGTCTCGAGCCGCTGTGGGCCAGCGGCGTCGTGCTGGCACCGCATCGCTGGATCGCGTTTACCAAAGGTGCGGTCGAGCCGTTGCTGCAGGTGTCCTCGTCTATTTGGGTCGGCGACCAGGTCACGCCGATTGATGACGGCTGGCGGACCCGCGTGATGCGCGGACACGACGCGTTGGCGCACGATGGCATGCGCGTGCTCGGCGTCGCGTTCCGCATCCTAACGGAGCCGGCGGTTGATGATCCGTCGAGCGTGGAACGGGACCTCGTGTTCGTCGGGCTCGCCGGTATGAACGATCCACCGCGGCCAGAGGTCAGGGACGCGGTCGCCACCTGCCGAACTGCCGGCATCAGGCCCGTCATGATCACGGGCGATCACCCGCTGACAGCCAAGTACGTCGCGGTACAGCTTGGCATCGGCGGCCAGGGCGCGGCGGTCGTCACCGGACAAGATCTGGCGCGCATGAGCGACGACCAGCTCCAGACGACCGTCGGCAACACGACGGTGTTCGCCCGCGTCTCACCGGAGCACAAGTTGCGGATTGTCCAGGCGCTGCAGGCGCAGGGCCAGGTGGTGGCGATGACGGGCGACGGCGTCAACGACGCGCCCGCGCTTCGGCGTGCAGACATTGGCGTGGCGATGGGCATCACAGGCACGGAGGTGTCGAAGGAAGCGGCCGACATGGTGTTAAGCGACGACAACTTCGCCACCATCGTCTCGGCGGTCGAAGAAGGCCGCGTCATCTACGACAACATCCGCAAGTTCATCAAGTACCTGCTGACCAGCAACACCGGTGAACTGTGGGTGATGCTGCTCGCGCCGCTGTTGGGTATGCCTCTGCCCCTGCTGCCGTTGCAGATCCTCTGGATCAACCTCGTCACCGACGGCCTGCCCGCCCTCGCGTTGAGCGTCGAACCGGCCGAACCCCACACGATGCGCCGCGCTCCGGTGTCGCCCACGGAAAACATCCTGGGGCGCGGACTGCTGTGGCAGATCATCTGGGGAGGTCTGGTGGTGGGCCTCACGCCGCTCGGCATGGGCTACTACTTCTTCGCCATTGGCGACACCGGGTGGCAGACGATGGTGTTTACCACCTTGACGCTGTCGCAACTGGCGTACGTGCTGGCCGTGCGATCGAGCCGCGACTCGTTCTTCAGGATTGGGGCGCTGACCAACACACCGCTCGCCCTGACGGTGGTCTTCACGTTCCTGCTGCAGTTGATGGTGACCTACGTGCCCTTCTGGCAGGACCTGCTGAAAACGCGGCCGCTCACTGCTGGCGAGCTGGGTGTCAGTCTGGCAGTCGCGACGCTTCCGTTCTGGACTGAGGAAGTCTACAAGTGGCTCCGGCGCCGGCGCCTGAGGTGA